Proteins from one Leptonema illini DSM 21528 genomic window:
- a CDS encoding ABC transporter permease — translation MSAEVTQIGRWQRLSPYIQLMKSSIQSRMEYRGTFIAFLLTIAGFYLAQIAVIGLMLGRFGTIGGWSPGEMAFLYSLLILSTGCVSAIFSGMLDFSEFIREGTFDRLLLRPLSTLGQVLAMRFDMTGFMHLLLGIAALAFATALLDIEWTTVRVAFLILSVAGGVLILGGVRIIVASICFFTVRNESLQHLIVFSTREFLMYPVSIYIRPVQIFLTFLFPIAFVNFYPAHVLLNRDANTLIAPALAYLAFPVGLLVFIASLYFWRVGQRHYSSTGS, via the coding sequence ATGTCTGCCGAAGTTACTCAGATCGGACGCTGGCAGCGACTGTCGCCCTATATTCAGCTGATGAAATCGAGCATCCAGAGCCGCATGGAATACAGGGGCACGTTTATCGCCTTTCTGTTAACGATCGCCGGTTTTTATCTGGCGCAGATCGCCGTCATCGGCTTGATGCTCGGTCGTTTCGGCACGATCGGCGGCTGGTCGCCGGGCGAGATGGCCTTTCTCTATTCGCTGCTCATTCTTTCGACCGGATGCGTTTCGGCGATATTCTCGGGCATGCTCGACTTCTCGGAGTTCATTCGTGAAGGCACGTTTGACAGGCTGCTTCTGCGACCGCTCTCGACACTGGGGCAGGTTCTCGCCATGCGTTTTGATATGACGGGCTTCATGCATCTGCTTCTGGGTATCGCCGCACTGGCGTTTGCGACCGCCCTTCTCGATATTGAATGGACGACTGTGCGTGTCGCCTTCCTGATTCTGTCCGTGGCCGGCGGAGTTCTTATTCTGGGGGGAGTGCGCATCATCGTCGCCTCGATATGCTTCTTTACGGTACGCAATGAAAGCCTGCAGCATCTGATCGTCTTTTCGACGCGCGAGTTTTTGATGTATCCGGTCAGCATCTATATCAGGCCGGTGCAGATCTTTCTCACGTTTCTCTTCCCGATCGCCTTTGTGAATTTTTACCCGGCCCATGTTCTCCTGAATCGCGATGCAAATACGCTGATCGCCCCGGCCCTGGCCTACCTGGCCTTTCCCGTCGGCCTTCTCGTTTTTATCGCCTCGCTGTATTTCTGGAGGGTGGGGCAGCGCCACTACTCCAGCACCGGATCATGA
- a CDS encoding NAD(P)-dependent oxidoreductase, producing MKRILYPDHTAAIAGVPELMQDFAAANGLEASRYELSDLQKLLASEGTASSEFAAWLQESPIALLSVPTTVRIDERLLRLTEAEAFATASTGTDHVDFSSLEREGLPYFSAPGENALSVVEYVLAALPLLFDPDRLCKAEGDFSLGIVGYGRIGGALGAVAHRLGWTVRAYDPPLFHSTEDDLHSVLQSDVITFHVPLTKEGRHATRGMITDTFLDQANPSSVWINAARGPVITPETLLRLCSEFRTVIDVFPSEPARPEWLEKATLVSPHVAGYSWKARFAGVFRVLQSFAVARSLRMPFRIEDYRPERFALSGLDFLEAESQSLKSDPDSFSERRNRYPTRSSIRDEMELGRLEGLSGLNAGSPHGRYFGRIFEAWNELHLY from the coding sequence ATGAAGCGCATTCTCTATCCCGACCATACGGCAGCCATCGCCGGCGTGCCCGAGCTGATGCAGGATTTCGCCGCGGCTAACGGCCTTGAGGCCTCGAGATATGAGTTATCTGATCTCCAGAAACTGCTTGCGAGTGAAGGCACGGCGTCTTCAGAGTTCGCCGCATGGCTTCAGGAAAGTCCCATCGCCCTTTTATCCGTTCCGACGACCGTTCGCATCGACGAAAGACTTCTTCGGCTAACAGAGGCAGAGGCCTTTGCAACGGCATCGACGGGCACCGATCATGTTGACTTTTCTTCTCTTGAAAGAGAAGGCCTGCCGTACTTTTCAGCGCCCGGTGAGAACGCCCTTTCCGTCGTCGAGTATGTGTTAGCCGCTCTTCCTCTTCTGTTTGATCCCGACAGACTCTGCAAAGCGGAAGGCGATTTCAGCCTGGGCATCGTCGGCTACGGTCGCATCGGCGGCGCCCTCGGTGCGGTCGCACACAGGCTGGGCTGGACGGTCAGAGCGTATGACCCGCCGCTTTTTCATTCAACAGAAGATGATCTGCATTCCGTTTTGCAGAGCGACGTGATCACCTTTCATGTTCCGCTGACGAAAGAGGGAAGGCATGCGACGCGCGGAATGATAACCGATACCTTTCTCGATCAGGCCAATCCTTCGTCGGTCTGGATCAACGCGGCAAGAGGCCCTGTTATTACTCCCGAGACGCTTCTCAGGCTATGCAGTGAATTCCGCACCGTCATCGATGTCTTTCCGTCTGAGCCTGCGAGGCCGGAGTGGCTCGAGAAGGCGACGCTCGTCAGTCCGCACGTGGCCGGCTACTCCTGGAAGGCGCGCTTTGCCGGAGTCTTTCGCGTTCTACAGAGCTTTGCTGTGGCCCGTTCTCTTCGTATGCCTTTCAGAATCGAAGACTATCGGCCGGAGCGGTTTGCGTTAAGCGGCCTCGATTTTCTGGAAGCGGAGTCGCAGTCGCTGAAATCTGATCCGGATTCCTTTTCTGAAAGGCGCAATCGTTACCCGACACGCAGCTCTATTCGCGACGAGATGGAACTCGGTCGGCTTGAGGGCCTTTCGGGCCTGAATGCAGGCTCGCCGCACGGACGTTATTTCGGTCGGATTTTCGAGGCATGGAACGAGCTGCATCTTTATTGA
- a CDS encoding YhjD/YihY/BrkB family envelope integrity protein — translation MSGAFFSGILHRIANLVDLLETAARRFYRDGLTQRANAIAYSLLISIVPLLTIAMRFTNVNREELRFQLTSFFQLYGITGAEPVVNALDDILGRSNTIAGIGLLFMIYAAINIFSYLEETANHIFRVKPRPWLIRNSIFTSWLVVSPFFILITVNVLSDVQNAYSHPAIIDMRFENDRLYLLRDRHRLTIRNGKDDIEEQEILYVEKTDFNVPGRNITPDVEATEAQESSNQRWKEQLGPAQSIYVQGDRIYIVARPNFLFFSLDAGQSWDYRVFQSTYDRGASVPRIESVRVEPQRLLLLLSSPRGSRLLQIHPERMEVQHLTAFREIHRSIIFTGQEPSRYILTARGMLRESPAAFQWSEPRSVPALSETIIDLQPRPERGGWLALTGTGRVAILDKDLASTFPALHLPPSSGVSGVIRDATGRLFLWTKSGEIRASLDEGESWMGVDIFRPEASSLTVFRPEPGGFRIGTDQNALYRFRLDRIALKQPGEIPVLRTEPIESEIPSTWRPLVGHLLVNLLAFFALNIFFTFSYSLLPNAGVSLTAAWLGALLTSTISLGFTAIFRQIIPLFANTGVVYGIWVALPLGLMVLLFLVQFFLLGLEITRLLDSPRLIRRGIIVSTIRRFAHRIEHLDRTDLTEHR, via the coding sequence TTGAGCGGCGCTTTCTTTTCGGGCATTCTGCACCGGATCGCCAATCTTGTCGATTTGCTCGAAACGGCAGCTCGACGCTTTTACCGTGACGGGCTTACACAACGGGCCAACGCCATCGCCTACTCTCTCTTGATCTCGATCGTTCCGCTGCTGACGATCGCCATGCGCTTCACGAACGTGAACCGTGAAGAGCTGAGATTTCAGTTAACGTCGTTTTTTCAGCTGTACGGCATCACGGGCGCCGAGCCCGTCGTCAACGCCCTCGACGATATTCTCGGTCGCTCGAATACGATTGCCGGCATCGGATTGCTTTTCATGATCTACGCGGCCATCAACATCTTCTCGTATCTTGAAGAGACGGCCAATCATATCTTTCGGGTAAAACCGCGTCCGTGGCTGATTCGCAACTCCATCTTCACAAGCTGGCTGGTCGTATCACCTTTCTTTATTCTGATCACGGTTAACGTTCTCTCGGACGTTCAGAACGCCTATTCCCATCCCGCCATTATCGACATGCGTTTCGAAAACGATCGCCTCTATCTGCTGCGCGATCGCCATCGTCTGACGATACGCAACGGAAAAGATGATATAGAGGAACAGGAAATCCTTTACGTCGAGAAGACCGACTTCAACGTTCCGGGACGTAATATCACGCCCGACGTCGAAGCAACCGAGGCGCAGGAAAGCTCGAATCAGCGCTGGAAGGAGCAGCTGGGCCCGGCGCAGTCCATCTATGTGCAGGGCGATCGCATCTATATCGTAGCCCGGCCTAACTTCCTGTTTTTCTCGCTTGATGCAGGCCAGAGCTGGGACTATCGCGTCTTTCAATCCACCTATGACCGAGGGGCCTCCGTTCCGCGTATCGAATCGGTGCGTGTCGAGCCGCAACGATTGCTGCTTCTGTTAAGCTCTCCGCGCGGCTCACGCCTTTTGCAGATTCATCCGGAACGCATGGAAGTTCAGCATCTGACGGCCTTTCGCGAGATACACCGCTCGATCATCTTCACAGGCCAGGAGCCTTCGCGATACATACTGACTGCAAGGGGGATGCTGCGCGAAAGTCCTGCAGCCTTTCAGTGGAGCGAACCGCGCTCGGTTCCGGCGCTTTCTGAGACGATCATCGACTTACAGCCTCGCCCTGAGCGCGGTGGATGGCTCGCCCTCACAGGCACGGGACGCGTGGCCATACTCGATAAAGACCTCGCCAGCACATTTCCGGCGCTTCATCTTCCCCCTTCTTCAGGCGTAAGCGGAGTTATCCGCGACGCCACAGGTCGGCTCTTTCTGTGGACGAAATCGGGCGAGATCCGGGCCTCCCTCGATGAAGGCGAAAGCTGGATGGGCGTCGATATTTTCAGGCCCGAGGCGTCGTCGTTAACCGTATTCCGGCCCGAGCCCGGAGGCTTTCGCATAGGAACCGACCAGAACGCCCTTTATAGATTCAGGCTGGATCGTATCGCTCTCAAGCAGCCGGGCGAGATTCCCGTTCTGCGCACCGAACCGATCGAGAGCGAAATCCCCTCTACGTGGCGTCCGCTGGTCGGACACCTGCTTGTGAACCTGCTCGCTTTTTTCGCGCTGAATATCTTCTTCACGTTTTCGTATTCGCTTTTGCCTAACGCCGGTGTCAGTCTGACGGCCGCATGGCTCGGAGCGCTTCTTACCTCAACGATCTCTCTCGGTTTTACGGCCATTTTCAGGCAGATCATTCCGCTTTTTGCGAACACGGGAGTCGTCTACGGTATCTGGGTCGCCCTTCCGCTTGGTCTGATGGTGCTGCTTTTTCTCGTTCAGTTCTTTCTTCTTGGCCTTGAGATCACGCGGCTTCTTGACTCGCCGCGACTCATCCGACGTGGGATCATCGTCAGCACGATCCGTCGCTTCGCCCACAGGATCGAGCACCTTGACCGCACCGACCTTACCGAGCACCGATAG